The window GTGACCTCTGGTTTGGGGGGTGTATATCCAGAAGGTTATCCAGTCGCTTATGTTTCTGCGGTTGATTACGACCCGAAACGTGAGTTCGCCGTTATCAAAGCAGAACCAGTGGTTGAGTTTGATAAGCTCAGATACTTGCTGCTTGTATGGCCTGATGAAAACAAACAGATGCAAGCGGAACAATCCAGCATAGAACAAGCATTGTTAGAGGGCGAAGATGGCCAATAGCGTTTTAAGAAGCAAGGTAGTAATTGGTTGCTCATTTTTGATAGCGCTTATTCTGCAAACGATCCCTTGGCCCGGTAGTTTGGATCTATTCAGACCATCTTGGTTACTATTGGTGACTTGTTATTGGGTGTTAGCTTTACCTCACCGTGTTAACGTGGGTAGCGCTTTGATTTTAGGCTTATTGTGGGATCTTTTGATCGGTTCGACGTTAGGTATTCGTGGGATGATGATGGCAATTGTGATGTACATTATTGCGATGAACTTCCTGGTAATCCGTAACATGGCACTGTGGCAACAAGCGATGATCATAGCGGCTTTGACGGTATTGTTTGAGGTGTTGATCTTCTTTGGTGAATATTTGATCCAAGATGTCGTTTTTAATCCATTATCGCTATGGAGCGCATTGATTAACTGTATACTTTGGCCGTGGATGTTTTTATTAATGAGACGAGTCCGTCGCCATTGGCATGTGAGGTAATATGACAATGGAAAAGAAACATTTAGTTTTGGCATCCGGTTCACCACGCCGCAAAGAATTGCTATCCCAACTTGGTTATGAGTTTTCTGTTCTTGTGACTAATGTGGAAGAGTGTAAACACGCCCAAGAAACCGCCGAAGAGTACGTTAAGCGACTATCTTTAGATAAAGCCTTAGCGGCACT of the Vibrio lentus genome contains:
- the mreD gene encoding rod shape-determining protein MreD; the encoded protein is MANSVLRSKVVIGCSFLIALILQTIPWPGSLDLFRPSWLLLVTCYWVLALPHRVNVGSALILGLLWDLLIGSTLGIRGMMMAIVMYIIAMNFLVIRNMALWQQAMIIAALTVLFEVLIFFGEYLIQDVVFNPLSLWSALINCILWPWMFLLMRRVRRHWHVR